In Rhodamnia argentea isolate NSW1041297 chromosome 1, ASM2092103v1, whole genome shotgun sequence, the genomic window TTGTTTTGCTCCTTTTTGTGGACCTGCCTAACCTTGAATTAGTCCAGAGAATTCGCTAAAGCACTTTTGATTATTAGGGTTTGCGAGTTTATGCTCGAGTGTTATGATAGTGAAGAGAGGCAAACTGCCCGATTGAGTTGTACAAGGAGTCTTGTATTGTACCATCACCATATTTGAAGCGCATCTAGAGTCGATACTTACTATTATAGTGACGGACCCAAATAGTCAATCGGCAGGTTTAACTCTTGACAGCTCACTAATCACTTAATTCGTTTGAAGCTCACTACCTCGTGTGAACAATGGCCAAGATCATACCCTTGTCTCCCTTGTTGTTTTATTCTCGTTTCCCCTGCAGGctgttttccattttctttggagacaatatatatatattggtccaATCGGAGACAAGATATTTGATTAGTGTCACATCATGCATTATCATCCATAATCAAACTAAACATATCAACttatggtttttttcttttaaagatgtCTACTAGTTCTAGGGTTTAGGTTTTAGGTGCCCTACCGATAGCTTTTTGCATGTAAATTGTGAAGAGTATAGCGGACTTCATTTGAAATGAGTAAACTTTTGCAAACACGGGTAAATATAAGGCCGAAATGTAATCTAAACTTATTTCAATTCGAGATAAGTTTAAGTAAGAATCAATAGACTTTATCAATAAGCAAACGGTCTAATGAGCCCATCTACCCTCGAAGGGCAATATGAACAAATCCATCACAATTTCATTATATTTCTGTTTATCAATAACTATATGTATTGCACGATGGATGTGAAGAAATAGACCATTATCTCGGCAATGATGAGACAAGCTAGTACTTACAGTGAATCCACTTATTAAGTAGTCATGCATTACGATAGGAACTCTCAATTCTCTAGTAAATACAGCTTTTTTGATCATTTCTTCGCATATAATTGTAGTAGCGCTCAAGTAATGCCCTTTGATTTAACTTGTTTTAGCCCATGCTTTAAAAATTGCTTTGGCACAAAATAAGAAACAGTCTCTCCATATTAACcaattcattttcataaatcGCATCAATGCTactcttccttttatttatcATTATTCTGCATGTATACAATCTACACGGACGAATTCGCGAATTTGTTAGATCGAATAATTGAATAGCATAGGTAGAAATATCAGTATTTCATtgatttaaaagtaaaaattcataCCATTTTTCATTTCCTTGGGTCGCTAGCCATCGGTCGAGAGTTTCGGATTTAATGCAGATATTTCAGCAACAAATCCAACAAATCTAAGTATTCCACAAAATCCATTTCAATAGAGTGTATGATGTCGATGGCTCGAGGTAGAGCAGTCAATGGGCTAGGGTGGCCCCATTTTGCCTTACCAACCCTAGGGAAACTCCGAGTATAGGCCTAGATCATTTGTACAGTCACACTTTTGGGGTGCTAAGATCCAAAGTCGAGAGGGCTTCTTCTTATTCATTTAAGGGACATAATTAACATGGATATAGTAAGTCTTGCTTGGGCTACTTTAATGGTAGTCTTTACATTTTCTCTTTCACTCGTAGTATGGGGAAGAAGCAGACTCTAAAGGTACTACTAATTGCGGCTAGGAGTCAAATTGTATCAATTGTTTTAtaaatcatattattttgcagaacctttttactttttatttgatttttatttgtttttctctccttttttattaAGAGGAAAACGTTCTATTATTATATTAAGTGGATACATATCTTCTATGGGAAACAACATATACATAGTGGTTGTCCAAGGAGAGACTACGCATAATATGATCTTACTTTACcacttgtttttattttagaaatctTATTTATGCTATACTTAGGCTTTGTTGACtcatttcatatatatatatatatatatatatatatatgtgtgtgtgtgtgtgtgtgtgtgtgtgtgtgtgtgtgtgtgtgtgtaaagagagagagaaagaagggggTTCCTCCTCATTAATGATCCCTATAAAAATCCATAATCGTTTTActtgaaaaaaatcacaaaagaaaTGATTAGTTAGACATAGACAAAATACATCTCGTAAATATATAAACTTGGCCCCTCCTCATTAATGGAACCCCATAAACATCTAAATAtagtttcctaaaaaaaaatcacaaaataaacatTTACTTAGACAAAAAACATTAACTCCTACCAATTAATAAGACATAAATTTATCCAATTCATATGCAGTAAAAAGATTATGAATTTGCCCCATTAATTAAGTAATCCGTTGACAGCggtagaaggaaaaagaagacagCCGGccaatgaaaagaaattaaaggcCTTGATTATGGAGGTCGTAAGCGGAGATTACATAGAAAAATAtatcttttttcccctttgagaTCCTAATTTCTCTATTTCATAGGTAGCGCAGCACGGTCGGACATGAATGCATGACATTTCATCACAAAACAGCGCCACACACGTAACGAGAACCTAGGCAAAGCACTTCCATTCGCTAAAAAACAACATGGAAAAAGGGTCGCAGCACAAACGGAAAATACAGTGGAAAACAAAGGGAACGAGATTCACATTCTCAAGAACATCCGAACAAAGACATGATCAAGATCAAGTTCAAGATTAAGAATCATCGCCAAAGGTAAAACGCACTTGGAGAACGCCTTCCCGACGCTGCCACTGATCTCCAAGTCAAACGATTCCCTCGTGCCAAAGCGAAGCCAATTTCCATTTTGTGCTCATCCTATTCCTCAGTGCGCACTTCCGAAGTGGGGTGTGACTTATGAGGAAGAATTTACGTTTTGCTGTTGTTGGAGACTGGGGAGTCGGATTCGATTCGAAGCGAGGTCAACCGGTCCTTTTTAGCCTTCCTTCACTTGCAATCTTCCTTCTTAGTGAGACCCTTCTTTCATGGCGCCAACTTTCTTAATTACTTAAAAAAGATTTACATGAGGAGGAGGTCCTCTTCTCTTTGGTATCTTCCTCTCATCGATACAAGTAATGACTTTGTCTCGGGGTAATTATCCGATATGCGCGGAACGGGAGGATTATCAGCCCCTCGATGAGATTAGTAGCGTGTTCTTGGACACCCTattcaaatatgaaaaaaataaacctaGATTTGAAACGAGTACATTTAGAACTTCCAAGCAATGCGCTTCCGATTTGGAGCGGATTGATTCGAGTCGACACAATTATACTGCTCGAATTCTGACTATACTGGCTCAAAGCTTGATCGATATTTGCTGGACCATGTACTTTGAACTACTAAAAATCAACTGGAGCTCCAAAAGAATCCGAGTCAAATTCGAGTGGCTCGTGACCAATTCGACGCATTGCAACCTTACTTCGAAAGTCGTGGCTTCACACCGACAAACAAAGCCACAAcagttttttttgttgtaaCTTCTTTGTACTCATCTATTCTCGTGGGCATATGCGGACATTCAATTCTTGGGATATATGAAGTTCAGTCAAATATGACCAAGGGAGACCACCCCCACCTGTTTCCTTTTACCCCCTGGGGTTATGAAATAACTGGAATGTTTTCCATACTTACTTTAAACATCCTCTACAAAAAATAGCGGCATCTGCAAgtcctcaataaaaaaaaaatcaaataaggatttgaaatggacattattttaaataaaggcctaaagtggcATGACCTTCCCGCTAGAAAATGACACTTTCGTCCTttatgtttttgaattttctttttcctttttcgccgATGGCTAGTTGTCGGCCACCGAAGATGCTAGAAGAGGGCCGGGCGAGGATCGAGGGTGACCCTTGTTGGCCACAGGAGAGGCAGGCAAGGCCGCCCTCGAAGCCACAAGGGAGGCCGGCGATGGCCACCGGGCCCACTTTCAcggtagcaaaaaaaaaatgaaatgaaaaataagaaataaaaataattttggatgcCCTTGATTGGTCAAAATATTTAGCCGACCGGTAAGGtcgggccattatttgaaacttcaagtcattgtttgaaattttttaataaaaaaattgctttgTTAAGGACAAATGTCCTTGTGTTCTCAAAAGAATAGAAATGATCAATTTTTCAATAGGATTAATACCACTTAAtaccatcaaaaatctcaaaccgatacatctgcgacatatttatcccaagctaattttttaaccaatcaaaaagttcaaactggtacacatatcACTAATTCACATTAATCTAATGTTTTGACAACCAAAGACTCCAAAatgatatacttatgacaaatttaccatccattaatttttattaaattgaactaataccatgaaaaactccaaatcagtACACCTAAAAATTGCAAATCGATACACACGTCAACCGTCGCATATCatcaaactcagcaatttgacgataaaatttaaagacAGTTAAggtttttgatgatcaaaatattaatttgagataaatttatcaagtgAGTATCGATATaaaatttttcgtagtatttatccttttcaatataaaaaaaaaaagaaaagaaagaaaaagatttgcCCTGTTCAGGACAAATGTCCTTGTGATCtcaaaagaacagaaatcttcaattttctttcatttggcgCAGCAGAGAGACCGTGAAGGGTCGTGTAAGACTATAATACTCTGTCGGTCCTTTTTTCCCCCAttatttcctcctcctccaaagTGGTGCGGCACTCGAGCAGTGAGCAGCAGTGTCTTTTTTATGGGCTCTATAATTATTCCCCCCACAACCCAACACAGATTCTTGATTCCTTTGCTTCCCTGCTTTCTCATTTTAAAAAcaccaccatctctctctctctctctctctctctctctctctcttcttttataTAACTGCAGGTTTCCCCGTTTCAGCCATCATCTTCCTGAGCTCAGAGGTTTCGAAGCCGCACCCCTCCTATGGCGATCTGTCTCCTGTTCCATCTCGCTCTCCTGATGCTCTCCTCGTCTTTAGCCCCAACCCACGCGAACTTAGAAGGTACGGCTCCTTCCCACGTAGCTACTAGCAGAGGGGGAAGAAAGATGTTGATATCGTGTTCAAAAAAGCCTTTGTGACGACTTTGTGGTTGAAATGACCTGCGCAGGGGAGGCTCTATATGCGTTGAGGAGGGCCGTGAAGGACCCGGACGGTGTTCTTGAGAGCTGGGACCCCACTCTCGTCGATCCTTGCACTTGGTTTCACGTCACCTGCGACGGCGACAACCGCGTCACCCGActgtaactctctctctctctctaagaatAAAGAACATTTGCATCTGCACAATCTCCTTCGTGCTATGTACATATTTTTAATGGTGGAGAGTTGTtgagcaaaaggaaagaaaagaggggAATCAAATTGACGGCTTAATCGACTCGTGCAGGGACCTCGGAAATGCAAAGCTGTCGGGGAGTCTGGTTCCGGAACTGGGAAAGCTCGAGCGTCTCCAGTATCTGTAAGTGAAAATCCTCATATCCATTGCCTTTGAATCATAGGAGTCTGGTTCCGCAACAAAGCTAGTCTCTTGGAGATGGGATTTTACGAAAAAGTAGCTCAAACTACCTAAGTTCGTATAACTAAGATCACAATTTGGGGATTGCAATAGATCACTGTGTGATAATACACGACCGACCGACGAGGTAAGTGTTTGTTAACTTTTTGACATCTTCTTATAACCAGTTCAGAGGGAGGCAAAGGCTTAGGAGGAAGGGCAGAAGTGGGGTTGTAACTTCTTTTGGAGAGAACAATTAATGGAAGGGGATTGGTGATGTGAAGTAACTTTTTCCCTACATCAAACACTCAAACCAGTCAAGTGTCATTATGGGTGCTGGACCATGATAGATCTGGGTCCTTAGATGTTGCAATAAATTCATAGGTTGGAGAAAATTGAATGCGTTTGGTGATGCCCATGAATTACAGGGAGCTGTACATGAACCACCTGGAGGGCCCAATTCCAAAGGAGCTTGGAGGGCTGAAGAGCCTTGTGAGCTTGGATCTCTACCGCAACAACCACACCGGCTCCATCCCCGCCTCTCTCTCCAAGCTCTCTAATCTCAAATTTCTGTGagccctctgtctctctctctctctcacacacaaacacaaaaaCACCAACTATTAGGCCATTGGCAAATTTATTGATTGCTTAGAACTATTTTTCATAAACCCGAGACACATTAAACTTTCGCAATATACAAACGGCGACACAGATTTCGtggaattttttcataattttttgaaatataaataaTGATTTTAAATTTTGGGGTTCGAAACACACAAACAATTGCATCGGCTGAAGAATCTAGGTTCGTGATAACTCGACAACTAGGAGAACATGTAGGCGAATGCTCATACCGATAAGATGACACGCCGTGGAGAAACAGTTCATCCAATTCGGGAAAAAGTGAGAAAGGGAAGGGCACACCTTAAATAAACTCATCCAGTCACTAGAGTCGAAAACATAATCATTTCTATGAACGTTCTTGATAGGTTTTATGAACGACTTGAAAACCTATTAACATGCCCTTGGAGCACTCTCCTTCGATTTGTGCATGAACAATTCAGTTTCTTCGTTCTGTGGGAATGTATCCAAGCGGACATACATTACCTTGGTCATTTATGAGTAGCCCGGCCATTCTTTCATGGAAAACGCGAACAGAAGCAAATAATTAGAGGGGGTTTCGGCTCACGCAATGTCTTTGCGCAGGCGACTGAACGGGAACAGACTGAGTGGGAGAATCCCAAGAGAGCTTACCAAACTTGGCAACTTAAAGATCCTGTAAGCCCGAATCGCTTCAATCGGGTCCCCCAAGACTCTTTTACCTTCGTTTTCCTTCGTTTCGCTCTCTTCTCTCTAACTCACTGCTGCCAAATCTGCACAGAGACGTGTCCAACAACGACTTGTGTGGTACAATCCCTACCTCCGGCTCCTTCTCCAAGTTCTCAGAAGAAAGGTTATTCGAATTCGTTTTCATTGCAATTttattctcttttatttttcagtttaggtTGAAATGTGGATTTTAAGTTGTTGGCTTTCTTTCTATGCAGTTATGTGAACAACCCTAGATTGGAAGGACCAGAACTGATGGGATTCGTGAGATACGACACTGGTGGGAGTTGCGACTGACCACCTAGTAAAGAAAAAGCCTGAAATCGAGACATAAAAAGCTAGGATATCCTGTTCTTGCGTTTTGAGTTTGGGTTATGTATAGAACTAAGAAACTGCTAAGTAAAGGACTCACGGAGGCGGTGTTTCTTGTGGGAACTTGATGTCTTATGGATACACGAAATTAGGAGCAGGTTCAGAAACTGCAAAGCAATTTTGTTTTatcgtggtttttttttttttcccaccgATCTATATCACAAACTCGGCTCCTCGACTGATCAGTCCAGGAGACTCTTGCAAAAGTTTGTAACGATTAGTATGTAATCCATTGCATCTCACAGAATCAACGTGCAGATCTACGCTAATTTCCCAAATAGTAAACAGTGCAGGCAGAAGTGGCAACTGACCTCTAGTAAAGGAAGCGGATTTCAAATACTTGTCTAGCCCGAGCTCGCCAGTTGGAATTGCCTTCGTTGTCGGTGGCCTCCCAGTTCTAAACAATTTAACTTGGGAATTCGGTTTGATGCATAGGAAAGATGTCTATACAACAGTTCTAACCTTCTCCTGCCTAACGATGTCATATACCGGAGGTACAACGAACATAATCCATGAAGATGCCTTTAATGAAGTACTCGAGAGATAAAATTAGCATGGAATAGGAATTATTGCACTTTCAGTGGGATATCAATAGGTTACAAAGATTCTCAGCAAGTGACATACTTCAGCCGCTCACAACCTATGATGCAGAGAATTACATGTGACATCTCTATCTCTCGTAAGAAATGGGGAAAGGAAACTAGGCAAGTTATTTACTTTCATATAAACAAAATCGTAACCCGCAGTTTGAAGAGTCCAATTACAGGGGGAAAACCAAAGTTTGATCGAAAGCTCTGTGTGCAGAGTTGTTTAGCTTAAGCAGTTGCAGTCATCGGTAAAGATCTGTAGCACACTCTCTTTGCAGCCCGTACAATATCCTCAGTCTGTACAAAACTTGAGAATCGGATCAAAGGAACAAGGCAAAAACCGAGGCTAAGTTAAGTTGCAATGAAGGACGATCCGACCCGACCAATTAAGGAATATAAGTATGAATATGTACACTGCCAccattttaaaagatttcaagtGCACAAATATCTGCCGCGAACCTGCTAATTATGAATATATTAAAACAAAAGTAACCTGAGGGAGAGCCATTCTTTCCAGGTTTGCCGCGTAAGGCATGGGAACATCAGCCCCAGTAATCCTCTCAATTGGAGCATCAAGATAACCAAAGCTGTCCTCAATAATCGACATGCTGCTCAGAGTAAGAGGCAAAAAGTATAAATATCCATACCACGTTTCGTGTCACACAATAAATCATGCATCACAGAGTAAGAGTTTAAACCCGATCTCAGCGCCAACACCATTTTGGGGAAACCCTTCCTCAACTGTTACCAGTCTGTTGGTTTTCCTGACTGAAGCATTAATCGTAGGTCTATCCAGTGGTCGAATTGAGAGCAGATTTACGACCTGCTTCAGAAAGATTAGGGATCGTCTGTACTGCAAACTAACATACACATTAATTCTCAAGTTTAGTATACCTCTGCACTGATTCCTTCCTTTGCAAGGATCTCAGCTGCCTGAAAATTAAACCCCAAGTCATATCTAATTAGTTCTCTCTCAAACCTTGGAACTCAAAATGAAGGaatacaaaaggaaacaaagaaaggaatatGCTCAGCTGATTGAAGAAataaatatgagaaaattaCTGCAAATGCCCCTCGTATGCAAGTCTATATGCAGCTATCCAAGAGACCCCAGGCCAAATCTTGGCAACCTTCCGAAAATTTTCAGCTCCGCCACATGTTGAGGTGATAGAATAAAAATTCTACCACACCCACAGTCTCGTAACATGGATGAAATCTTCCTACAACTCATTGTATTGCTTCACACCAAGGAACAGCACAGTTTCTTCATCTTAAGCTCTTTTTTTctaccaaaagcaaaaaattctTTCAGATCAGTCTTTTTACTTCACATTGGTTCTTTTTGGACTCTTACCTATTTTGGATATTCTTATCAGTTAATTTACATTAGAGCGCTTTTCCCCGACCAAATGACGAAACCTTTCTTAGAACTATTGAAAATTCTCTATACAAGAATTACAGAGAAGTACAACACCACTTTAAGGAAACAGATGCTCATCCAGTCACAAAAGATTTGAAAACCATCAATTGTTTTGGTGGGGGTGAGTGAGGGGCTGTTGGTCCCTCATCTTGGCTATAACTGAATTTGTAAGTCACAACCCCAACGCATACCACTAATTGGTGAATTCCACTGAAGAACTGTAAGATTCAGCCAAGTCCTTGCAACGCATGATTATCACCCAATAAAAGTACAAAAGCCAGACACACTCCATAAATGAGTACAGAGAATCTCGACCTAGAGCACACTAACATCTTCAAGCAATAGAACTAGCACGCACCTCGAGAGAAAGGCCAACCATTCTCGAAAAAGCAGTAATTGTGAcatcctttccttctctctcaaTCTGTGACCATTAGAAACAGTGTGTGTGTGGTCAACAGAATGTTACTGAAGTAAGAACAACAGTCTCTGTTTCTATAAAATTAGAGGATATTACACCTTGGCTTTCCCTATCGGAAGACAAAAACTGGAATCAAGAGCTTCCGCTGAAACAGGAAAACGCTCCCCATACCTGAATAGATAGATAAATAAAATCACATAGAGGTCTGTGAAAAATGATGAGGGGAAAAGACAATCAGCTACCATTGAGTCACCCACATCAGCTCATTTTCAAGGAAGACAACAGGATCAGGATCCCTTATTGCTGCTTTTAGCAGTCCTCGAGCATCTTCCGATGAGTagggtgccaaaactttcaaaccCGGGCACGAGCCATACCATGCTGCATAACACTGCACAGATTCCAAAAAAAGTGTGGTGATTGTAGAGTGGAGATGATCCAGAGACTACATGTTGATTTAAATTCGGTGAATTTATCAACAGCAGACAAGCTAAGGCATGAAAAAATGCATAAGGAAAATGAGTCAATGTACTTGAGAGTGTTGGGCACCAACTCCTGCGGCAGCTCCATTAGGTCCTCTGAAAACTATAGGGACCGATATATTGCCAGCCGACATGTAGTTTGTCTTTGCAGCAGAATTtataatttggtcaattgcctGCAGAACAAGTGATAATTGAGGTCAATATAAGAAGTCAAATAAATGGTGTTAGTAGAGAGAACGCTGGATGAGAACCATTAATATTTCCAGACCAGAACCATGAATCAAAAACGAAATGGCACACTGCATTCCGGAACGGAGGTCCTAGCACCATTGTTATGAAGTTATTGAACAACTTAAAAGTTCAATATACTTCTCAAGTCTTCAAAACCATGCACCATAAGATAAATTAGACTGGGAAACAATCAAGAAATCTGTGCTGATTCTGATTCCTTCCCCATCAAATATTCATCTAGTGAACATTGAATCTTCCAGACTATCTTCTCATGATCAAACAAGAGAATGTAACTTTCTCATGCCAGCCTTTGAGACGATAAGATCAACACCTTTACACTTCGTTTAGCATCTTTTTCTTGATTGGTTGGAAGGAACTAaaaggaagtgaaaaaaaaaaattttgaggaagaagatCTCGTAGTttagataaagaaaaaggaagggaaTTGGGgagaaatggagaaaattactaATCTTTATTCCTACAAAAGTTCCTTTCCAAAATAGGAGAGAAATGGATGATAATGATGTACAACTCTTTCCTGTTTTTTGCCATTCGAAGAACATTATTAGTAGAAGGTGGCAAACAATTACGATACAAATAGTATTTTGGTCTATCAATGAACTCCATTTCCCTCCACATTTCCTTCTACTTCCTTCCTGTTCTCGTCACATCTTTATATCCATAATAAATTCAGCAGTTACTGGCCTATTCACCAATTTCCAGCCGGAAAACGGACCAAACTGACAGGGATCTCCGAAGACAAGTTAAAATAGATCCACACTCCAAATGACATTCAGAAAGAGAAATCTAGTGATCTAATCTGAATGTCATCAACCTTCAATGATAGTGAAATAGCATAAGGAGTTGACCAATAATTGACAATTGCAACTAAGGACGTCATGAtcggacccaaaaaagaaaaaaagaaaaaagtaaaaactgtGGACATCATGACATGAATGAAGTGATCAATTAACCAATTGCATTTATCTTTTGGCATTGAATGCACATAGTTCTATGAAGAATGCTCTTATGCTACACGTCTACAAATTCAAGATTATAACCTGCATAGCAAAGTTGAATGTCATAAACTCCACGACAGGCCTGAGACCATAGTAAGCAGCGCCGACTCCAATTCCAGTGAAACCAGCCTGACAAATACATGGAACAGTCAGGTCAGGTCAGGTCATGATTCCATTAAGCATTACTAATAGAAATGATGCTCAACAGTAGCCTTGTTATCTCTAGAAGGCAATAACCAAAATACACAGACGAAGCAGTATGTACCAAGAATGAATTACCTCTGAGATTGGAGTATCAACAACCCTCTCAGGTCCAAACTTCTGCAAAAGACCTTTAGATACCTACGTAATTACGTATTATAAGCTTTCGGAAATGGAATTCTACATAAGACGTAAGGATTTGTAACATTGAGAACGGGAAAATGGTTTGTTCTTTATTCCATTAGCAATCCAAACCTTGTAGGCTCCCTGGTATTCTCCAACCTAGATTCAAAAGAAACCCACCACAGGGTCAATATAAAGCAAATAATATTGCCACATGTTGAATAAATGTCTTGCCATCTCACCTCCTCACCCATTAGAAAGACTCTAGGATCTGCAGACATTTCCTCATCAAGAGCAGTATTCAGAGCGTCTCTCACCATCATCTACGCAGATGATAACGCACTTATCAATGAAGTAAAGACCCTTTCTGAAAGACACAATGAATTTGTCCAGGAGAGGAAATAAAACATTCCTAAATCATTATCTATATCATTAAGCACTCACTCTCTCACTTATCACATATTCCAATACTACTCTTATTACTTCGCAAACTCATTTCATTGAGTAACCACCCATTTCCACTTATTTGACGGGATGGCTAAGAGATTAGCTATGGGTATATCTAATGAATACCCACTACCACTACATCCACTTCATTAGATAATCACTCCCATTCCTCTCAAAATGTATTGCTTTCTTTCCCATACATAACCTCCCACCATCATGCACTAGCGTAGCGTGCAGTCCTGAGCAATAAGCGAACATGCTGCAGCTGCAGAAGTTGGTATCAAAAATCGCCAAATTAATGATTCTAAGATGTATGACCAATCAGAACACGCGCCATCTTAAATcctaaaaatgcaattgaagAGAAGCAGAAGTATGCCGAGTAACACAGCAATACACAATCAATCATTTGCTTTGGCTAAGCAATTAGGCAAATATTATCAACAAGAGACCCgatcaaaattaggaaatacgCGACAAAGTAAAGTCGCGCATTACCTCTTTCGCCGCAGTGGCATAACCCTGTAGCCGTGTGGTCGCAGGGGCGCAACTCTTCCGCAGCCTCTCTCTTAACAACTGCAACAGATTGATCGGATTTGATGTCAGCTGCTGAATACTCACCTAACGACCATGTCTTCCACACGAAATAAAACCAGTGAAAGTTCCAACCGTCAACAAGCAGAGGAAATCTAATCTACTCTCTAAAGCTTTTCAAGAAAGCAGATTTGCCACGCGAATTTACCACTGCATCCGAGCCTCCGGCAGTGGCTTTTCGCCTCAGAATCGACAACATCTTGCGCTTTCGATTCTCGAACTCGAACTTGCTCTCACCGCCGGATGACTACAATCACGGAAACAAGGCTGTCAACAACGTCGCTACGGCGCCGATCAGAGAAGGAAGACTCTACACGACTAGACAACTCGGGACGGCAAAGCGTCGTCGCCGCTGCTATCCCTATGAGTAGAAACTGAGCTCTCGGAAATGACGTCTTGGTAGATTACTAGAGACCACAAAACTACCGGggcaaaaagagagaggaaaccAGCTGTATCAGCTCGATTTTCCGGAGAGACGAACCTGATTagacgaagaagagagagcgATCGAGAAGGAGGTGAGACGAGAAGGAAAGAAGCTACTGAAGTCGTAGTCGCGGCCATGAGAGGGCGGTGGTGGTGATCAGGTTGAAGTCTCGACGTGGAGGACGATGAGAGGAGACACCtacagctctctctctctctgttttgaatttggacacttttttttttccccgggaAGATTCGAGCGAGAGAGAGCGTAGCGGCAACTGTCGCGGTCATCCGGCCC contains:
- the LOC115738949 gene encoding leucine-rich repeat protein 1-like, whose product is MAICLLFHLALLMLSSSLAPTHANLEGEALYALRRAVKDPDGVLESWDPTLVDPCTWFHVTCDGDNRVTRLDLGNAKLSGSLVPELGKLERLQYLELYMNHLEGPIPKELGGLKSLVSLDLYRNNHTGSIPASLSKLSNLKFLRLNGNRLSGRIPRELTKLGNLKILDVSNNDLCGTIPTSGSFSKFSEESYVNNPRLEGPELMGFVRYDTGGSCD
- the LOC115738948 gene encoding pyruvate dehydrogenase E1 component subunit beta-1, mitochondrial-like, which gives rise to MLSILRRKATAGGSDAVLLRERLRKSCAPATTRLQGYATAAKEMMVRDALNTALDEEMSADPRVFLMGEEVGEYQGAYKVSKGLLQKFGPERVVDTPISEAGFTGIGVGAAYYGLRPVVEFMTFNFAMQAIDQIINSAAKTNYMSAGNISVPIVFRGPNGAAAGVGAQHSQCYAAWYGSCPGLKVLAPYSSEDARGLLKAAIRDPDPVVFLENELMYGERFPVSAEALDSSFCLPIGKAKIEREGKDVTITAFSRMVGLSLEAAEILAKEGISAEVVNLLSIRPLDRPTINASVRKTNRLVTVEEGFPQNGVGAEIGMSIIEDSFGYLDAPIERITGADVPMPYAANLERMALPQTEDIVRAAKRVCYRSLPMTATA